A single region of the Idiomarinaceae bacterium HL-53 genome encodes:
- a CDS encoding ATP-binding cassette, subfamily C, CydC produces the protein MLTPLKNPLIRTAFRQQPIQKRLLVGLSLALVTLFSAVGLLAVSGWFITAAAFSGTLALIGAINIYTPGAAIRLFAVLRTIARYGERLVNHDAILRVQSHWRTALFAKLSKASPEYIFRVPSGTLEQKATRDLTILDVYWLRILSPWLLFTGMSLILFLLFLLVYWQLALVFAVSALVLSLYASQLAQRTTLQARAEYDAERLMRNRGNHFIRLLVEQVAWGQSAKAQRDVLEVSNHLSETRNTIETVAAQAQAKIQLGHHVLILLSTFGVIIAWQQTWVTGPLLVMCVLAILAVFESWQQLISGSLRYGEVERSLASLSDIAPEVAPQACQSELSEEGLLIENLIISKSGRVLLTIPHLQIEARSHVCILGSSGVGKTSFAHELLLNCGEASQIGFLTQHDEILHASVWENLTLGDTGISEAQVWKVLDWVAMSAWAREHELNYVLTPGGGNISGGQARRLCLARVLLRETPLVILDEPYRGLDQETRAYVERSISAWLAHRTVIYLAHRKTDVETAHRYYQIQHQHLIEL, from the coding sequence ATGTTGACACCCTTGAAGAACCCGCTCATAAGAACGGCTTTTAGGCAACAACCCATACAAAAACGTCTCCTTGTTGGTTTAAGCCTTGCATTGGTCACGTTATTTTCTGCGGTGGGGTTACTCGCTGTCAGTGGGTGGTTTATTACGGCAGCAGCTTTCTCGGGCACGCTAGCGTTAATAGGCGCAATTAATATTTACACGCCGGGCGCCGCAATCCGATTATTTGCGGTATTACGCACCATTGCACGTTACGGTGAGCGACTGGTAAACCATGACGCGATTCTTAGAGTGCAGAGCCACTGGCGCACCGCATTGTTTGCAAAGTTAAGTAAAGCATCTCCAGAATACATTTTTCGGGTGCCCAGCGGAACATTAGAACAAAAGGCGACTCGAGATTTGACGATTCTTGATGTCTATTGGTTGCGAATTTTAAGCCCTTGGTTGCTCTTTACGGGCATGAGCTTGATACTTTTTCTGCTGTTTTTATTGGTTTATTGGCAACTCGCACTTGTTTTTGCGGTGAGTGCTTTAGTACTCAGTTTATATGCAAGTCAGCTTGCTCAAAGAACCACTCTTCAGGCGCGCGCGGAGTATGACGCCGAGCGGCTTATGCGTAATCGGGGAAATCACTTTATTCGGTTGCTCGTAGAACAAGTCGCTTGGGGGCAATCGGCAAAGGCCCAAAGAGACGTACTGGAAGTGTCAAACCATCTGAGTGAAACGCGTAACACCATTGAGACTGTGGCAGCTCAGGCTCAAGCCAAGATTCAATTGGGTCATCACGTATTAATACTTCTATCTACATTCGGAGTCATCATTGCTTGGCAGCAGACTTGGGTTACAGGGCCTCTGCTCGTAATGTGTGTGCTTGCAATACTCGCTGTTTTTGAGAGCTGGCAACAATTAATCAGTGGTAGCCTTCGCTACGGTGAGGTGGAGCGCTCGCTTGCTTCACTCTCCGACATAGCGCCTGAAGTCGCGCCGCAAGCATGCCAGTCTGAGCTTTCAGAGGAAGGACTTCTTATTGAGAACTTGATCATTAGTAAAAGCGGACGGGTGTTGTTGACGATTCCTCACCTGCAAATAGAAGCCAGATCGCATGTGTGTATTCTGGGTAGCTCTGGTGTTGGCAAGACGAGTTTCGCGCATGAACTATTGCTGAATTGCGGTGAAGCAAGTCAAATCGGTTTTTTAACCCAGCACGATGAGATCCTACATGCCAGCGTATGGGAAAACCTGACCTTAGGTGACACGGGTATATCTGAAGCACAGGTTTGGAAAGTGCTTGATTGGGTGGCAATGAGTGCGTGGGCTCGTGAACATGAACTGAATTACGTATTAACTCCAGGGGGAGGGAATATTTCAGGGGGACAAGCACGGCGCCTATGTTTGGCACGAGTACTGCTCAGAGAGACGCCGCTCGTGATACTAGATGAGCCTTATCGAGGCCTCGATCAGGAAACCAGAGCTTATGTTGAACGCTCAATTTCTGCTTGGCTTGCACATAGAACTGTGATCTACTTAGCGCATCGAAAAACAGATGTTGAAACCGCACACCGGTATTATCAAATTCAACATCAACACTTAATTGAACTTTAA
- a CDS encoding lipid kinase, YegS/Rv2252/BmrU family (manually curated) produces MRTLIIYNPTKQRKRARIVRLLGDTLHTKHHDAVWFPTEQELEVSQARFSAIPKDFEQVIVVGGDGTLHQAVNLLSGFQGEIGYIPAGTGNDFARYWFCNARQHELIEIALEGTAELCDVGRVNDRNFINSVGVGFDGALMYRISQRKSWIPALTYFLAAVQELLIYKATPFEASTEGETFDLRACLLFVIANAPYYGAGMKIAPHANSQDRKLSYICVENDSIVEKFKAFASIFSGKHLQKRLVTYGHLKKIQIKTSGLPMQADGEWAGVTPAEIALAAEQLKIRRYWKLG; encoded by the coding sequence TTGCGCACACTGATTATTTACAATCCAACAAAGCAAAGAAAGCGGGCTCGAATAGTTCGCCTGCTCGGCGATACTCTACATACAAAACATCACGATGCTGTTTGGTTTCCCACTGAACAAGAGCTTGAAGTGTCTCAGGCGCGTTTCTCTGCGATACCCAAAGACTTTGAGCAGGTGATTGTGGTGGGGGGAGATGGCACGTTACACCAAGCAGTAAACCTTCTTAGTGGTTTTCAAGGTGAGATTGGATATATACCGGCTGGTACGGGGAATGACTTTGCTCGCTACTGGTTTTGTAACGCCCGGCAACATGAGTTAATAGAAATTGCACTCGAGGGAACCGCTGAACTATGTGATGTTGGTCGAGTGAATGATCGGAACTTCATTAATTCTGTCGGTGTGGGTTTCGACGGGGCGCTCATGTATCGCATTTCGCAACGGAAAAGCTGGATTCCGGCGCTCACCTATTTTTTGGCAGCGGTGCAAGAGCTGTTGATTTACAAAGCGACGCCATTTGAGGCTAGCACGGAAGGCGAAACGTTTGATTTACGTGCTTGTTTATTGTTTGTTATTGCAAACGCACCGTATTACGGAGCCGGAATGAAGATCGCACCTCATGCCAATTCACAAGATCGGAAACTTTCGTATATTTGTGTCGAAAATGATTCAATTGTAGAGAAATTCAAAGCATTTGCTTCAATCTTCTCAGGCAAGCATTTACAAAAAAGGCTTGTGACTTATGGTCACTTAAAGAAAATCCAGATTAAAACCTCAGGTTTACCCATGCAAGCCGACGGAGAGTGGGCCGGCGTCACACCTGCCGAAATTGCCTTGGCGGCGGAACAACTCAAAATTCGACGTTATTGGAAGTTAGGTTAA
- a CDS encoding riboflavin synthase alpha chain → MFTGIVQTQAQIKEVIEKTNFKRLTISLAPRWLEKLEKGASVAVNGCCLTAVAFGSEGENSFISFDVIDETLAKTNLGYLQVGDAVNVERSLTMGAELGGHIVSGHIQSVAKLGKKIVTEDNCRLYFEIDSQWLEYIFSKGFIAVNGASLTVGDVDSHGFWLHLIPETLAVTNLGSLTEGKLANIEVDQHTFTTVETVKRVLARQTQ, encoded by the coding sequence ATGTTCACCGGCATTGTGCAAACGCAAGCTCAAATTAAAGAAGTTATAGAGAAAACGAATTTTAAGCGCTTGACGATCAGTTTAGCACCACGTTGGCTCGAAAAGTTAGAAAAAGGAGCCAGCGTTGCTGTGAATGGATGCTGCCTTACCGCTGTTGCATTCGGCAGCGAGGGTGAAAACAGCTTCATTTCCTTTGATGTGATCGATGAAACGCTTGCGAAAACGAATTTGGGTTATTTGCAGGTGGGCGATGCCGTTAATGTTGAGCGTTCGCTCACCATGGGTGCAGAGCTCGGGGGCCATATTGTTTCTGGGCATATTCAAAGTGTGGCGAAGCTCGGCAAGAAAATTGTCACCGAAGACAACTGTCGTTTATATTTCGAGATCGATTCTCAGTGGCTTGAGTATATTTTTTCAAAAGGCTTTATTGCGGTCAATGGAGCCAGTTTAACGGTTGGGGACGTTGATTCTCACGGTTTTTGGTTGCACTTAATTCCAGAGACGCTCGCAGTGACAAATTTAGGCTCGTTGACCGAGGGAAAACTCGCCAATATTGAGGTTGACCAGCACACGTTTACAACGGTCGAAACTGTCAAGCGCGTGTTAGCGAGGCAAACTCAATAA
- a CDS encoding Cysteine-rich CPXCG — MSEERIQDAIVHCPHCGHSVHVDIDLSEDEQDYMDECQACGGEIHLQLSLQPSDEKYHLHINADDEQYY, encoded by the coding sequence ATGTCTGAAGAGCGGATACAAGATGCGATCGTACATTGCCCTCATTGTGGGCATAGTGTACATGTCGATATCGATTTAAGTGAAGACGAACAAGATTATATGGACGAATGTCAGGCTTGCGGCGGAGAGATACATCTACAACTGTCATTACAGCCAAGTGATGAAAAATATCATCTCCATATTAATGCCGACGATGAGCAATATTATTGA
- a CDS encoding EamA-like transporter family protein, which yields MAIYLGQFAALAAAACWAFATLLYSRSTIALSSMQLNLVKGLVATPLLLVGIIFISQELWRGWTSNTLLIMFISGVVGITLGDSLYFAALRRLGPTRTILLEYLAPPFAALIAWLALSEILTLGQAISSLVVILGVIWVLTERQQLGTVKPPRSGYLFGIGAAICQAVGLVMAFYAFANASVSPLEAAFVRILAGTLILTLFLILSRPKILKDTAKALKNTSLGMLFLAIFMGTFVAIWLQQIAVATVSPGIAQTLLSTAPLFMLGIQMIRGKLPTLRAISGTLLALIGIAALFLT from the coding sequence ATGGCAATTTATTTAGGTCAATTTGCGGCGCTCGCAGCCGCTGCTTGCTGGGCGTTTGCCACTCTTTTGTATAGCCGGAGTACAATCGCGCTGAGCTCTATGCAGTTAAACCTTGTCAAAGGGCTAGTTGCGACGCCATTGCTCCTTGTCGGTATCATATTTATCTCTCAAGAGCTTTGGCGGGGCTGGACAAGCAATACCTTGCTGATCATGTTTATCAGTGGCGTTGTCGGCATTACATTGGGGGACTCTCTTTATTTTGCAGCGCTTCGTCGCTTGGGACCCACACGCACAATACTATTGGAATACTTAGCGCCTCCGTTCGCAGCGCTTATTGCATGGCTAGCACTATCAGAAATACTCACCTTAGGCCAAGCGATTTCAAGCTTAGTGGTTATTTTAGGTGTGATTTGGGTGCTGACAGAAAGACAACAGTTAGGCACTGTGAAGCCGCCCAGAAGCGGTTATTTATTTGGAATTGGCGCAGCCATATGCCAAGCGGTCGGTTTGGTCATGGCATTTTATGCATTTGCTAACGCCTCTGTATCGCCATTAGAAGCCGCATTTGTTCGTATCCTCGCGGGTACACTCATACTCACCCTGTTTCTCATTTTGTCGCGCCCTAAAATCCTTAAAGACACAGCAAAAGCACTGAAGAACACCTCATTGGGAATGCTCTTTCTTGCTATTTTTATGGGTACATTCGTTGCTATCTGGTTACAACAAATCGCCGTCGCAACAGTCTCACCAGGCATCGCACAAACACTGTTGTCAACCGCTCCACTCTTCATGCTTGGTATTCAAATGATACGAGGTAAATTGCCCACCTTGCGTGCTATTTCCGGCACGTTACTCGCTCTCATCGGCATCGCAGCACTCTTTCTCACTTAA
- a CDS encoding threonyl-tRNA synthetase, with translation MPIITLPDGSQREFPNAVSVLDVATDIGPGLAKATIAGKVNGELVDACDLIETDASLEIITAKNQEGLEIIRHSCAHLLGHAIKQLWPDTKMAIGPVIDNGFYYDVDIDRALHQDDLDAIEKRMQELAKTGYSVIKKKVSWSEARDVFVSRGESYKVEILDDNIEKSDRPGLYYHEEYVDMCRGPHVPNMNFCQHFKIMKVAGAYWRGDSKNKMLQRIYGTAWADKKQLKAYLQRLEEAEKRDHRKIGKAQDLFHWQEEAPGMVFWHHNGWTIFQALENYVREKLREYDYQEVKGPLMMDRVLWERSGHWEKFSDLMFTTSSENRDYAVKPMNCPGHVQIFNQGLKSYRDLPLRMAEFGCCHRNEPSGALHGLMRVRGFTQDDAHIFCTEAQVQEEVAGCIRMVYETYQTFGFQDIQVKLSTRPEKRLGNDEMWDRAEAALADALKSHEIEFEYLPGEGAFYGPKIEFTLFDTIGRAWQCGTIQLDFALPDRLGASYVGEDNERHIPVMIHRAILGSLERFMGILIEEYAGYFPLWLAPTQVVIMNITDKQADYVANLVSELKNKGFRATADLRNEKIGFKIREHTLKRVPYLLVVGDQEIEQQQVAVRTRRGEDLGKLAVSEFFDRLQAEVTARTIS, from the coding sequence ATGCCAATAATTACACTCCCCGACGGTAGTCAACGTGAATTTCCGAATGCAGTTTCAGTACTCGATGTTGCAACAGATATAGGCCCTGGCTTGGCCAAAGCAACCATCGCAGGCAAAGTGAATGGTGAACTTGTAGATGCTTGTGACTTGATCGAAACCGATGCGTCACTTGAAATTATTACCGCTAAAAATCAAGAGGGGCTGGAAATTATTCGCCATTCTTGCGCGCATCTGCTGGGACATGCCATCAAACAGCTATGGCCAGACACGAAAATGGCGATTGGTCCCGTAATTGACAATGGCTTTTACTATGACGTGGATATTGACAGAGCCCTACACCAAGATGACTTGGATGCGATAGAGAAGCGTATGCAAGAGCTAGCAAAAACAGGCTATTCGGTCATTAAGAAAAAAGTCAGTTGGAGCGAAGCACGTGACGTATTTGTGAGTCGTGGAGAGTCTTACAAGGTTGAAATTCTCGATGACAACATTGAGAAAAGCGACCGTCCGGGTCTTTATTACCACGAAGAGTACGTGGACATGTGCCGTGGGCCACACGTACCGAACATGAATTTCTGCCAACATTTTAAAATTATGAAAGTGGCAGGTGCCTATTGGCGTGGAGATTCGAAGAATAAAATGTTGCAACGCATTTATGGCACTGCATGGGCTGATAAAAAGCAACTGAAGGCCTACTTGCAGCGTTTAGAAGAAGCAGAAAAGCGTGATCACCGTAAAATTGGTAAGGCACAAGATTTATTTCATTGGCAAGAAGAAGCGCCAGGTATGGTGTTTTGGCATCATAATGGTTGGACTATTTTCCAGGCACTCGAAAACTATGTGCGCGAGAAATTAAGAGAATATGACTACCAGGAAGTGAAAGGCCCACTCATGATGGACCGTGTGCTGTGGGAACGCTCTGGGCACTGGGAGAAATTCTCTGACCTGATGTTTACCACGTCTTCCGAGAATAGAGACTATGCGGTAAAACCTATGAATTGCCCCGGACACGTACAGATTTTTAATCAAGGATTGAAGTCTTACCGTGACTTGCCGTTGAGAATGGCTGAATTTGGCTGTTGCCACCGAAATGAGCCGTCTGGCGCATTACATGGGCTAATGCGTGTGCGCGGTTTTACGCAAGACGATGCGCATATTTTTTGTACCGAAGCTCAGGTTCAAGAGGAAGTCGCTGGTTGTATTCGCATGGTGTATGAAACCTACCAGACATTTGGTTTCCAAGACATTCAAGTAAAGCTGTCGACACGTCCGGAAAAACGTTTGGGCAACGATGAAATGTGGGATAGGGCGGAAGCTGCGTTGGCGGATGCACTCAAATCTCATGAGATTGAATTTGAATACTTGCCAGGCGAAGGTGCGTTTTATGGCCCGAAAATCGAATTCACGCTGTTTGATACCATTGGGCGTGCTTGGCAATGTGGTACGATTCAGCTCGACTTCGCTTTACCTGATCGCTTAGGCGCAAGTTATGTAGGCGAAGATAATGAACGTCATATACCGGTTATGATTCATCGAGCTATTTTGGGCTCATTGGAACGTTTTATGGGTATTCTAATTGAAGAATATGCCGGATATTTCCCACTTTGGTTAGCACCAACTCAAGTGGTCATTATGAATATTACCGATAAACAAGCGGATTATGTCGCAAATTTGGTGTCTGAACTGAAAAATAAAGGATTTCGCGCGACAGCCGACTTGAGAAATGAGAAGATTGGCTTTAAAATCCGCGAGCACACATTAAAGCGTGTGCCGTACTTGTTAGTTGTAGGCGATCAAGAGATCGAACAACAACAAGTTGCAGTGCGAACTCGCAGAGGCGAAGATTTAGGAAAACTTGCAGTCAGTGAGTTTTTCGATAGATTACAAGCTGAAGTAACTGCTCGCACAATTTCATAA
- a CDS encoding bacterial translation initiation factor 3 (bIF-3), protein MLEEETIKGGRKGQKTDKTRINDAIAVSEVRLIDAEGEQVGVVGISEAIELAEEAGLDLVEISPNAEPPVCRIMDYGKFLYEKSKQQKEQKKKQKQIQVKEVKFRPGTDEGDYQVKLRNLRRFLEGGDKAKVTVRFRGREMAHQELGIQLLERIKVDLDEISNCEAFPRRAEGRQMIMVLAPESKK, encoded by the coding sequence TTGCTGGAGGAAGAAACCATTAAAGGTGGAAGAAAAGGTCAAAAGACCGACAAAACCCGGATTAATGATGCCATCGCCGTTTCGGAAGTACGGTTGATTGATGCAGAAGGTGAACAAGTAGGGGTCGTTGGAATTAGTGAAGCCATTGAGCTTGCTGAAGAAGCCGGACTCGACTTAGTAGAAATTAGCCCGAATGCTGAACCGCCCGTATGTCGAATTATGGATTACGGCAAGTTTCTTTACGAAAAAAGCAAGCAGCAGAAAGAGCAGAAGAAAAAGCAAAAACAGATTCAGGTTAAGGAAGTTAAATTCCGTCCTGGCACAGATGAAGGCGATTACCAGGTCAAACTGCGCAACCTGCGTCGCTTTCTTGAGGGAGGTGACAAAGCGAAAGTCACCGTGCGTTTCCGTGGCCGAGAAATGGCACACCAAGAGTTGGGTATTCAGTTACTAGAACGAATTAAAGTCGATCTAGACGAAATATCTAACTGCGAGGCTTTCCCTCGTCGGGCTGAAGGTCGCCAAATGATCATGGTTTTGGCACCGGAAAGTAAGAAGTAG
- a CDS encoding LSU ribosomal protein L35P has translation MPKMKSVKGATKRFKKTASGGYKCKQSHLRHILTKKSSKRKRHLRAKNMVHQNDVGLVDRMLPYA, from the coding sequence ATGCCAAAAATGAAAAGTGTAAAAGGCGCGACTAAGCGCTTCAAGAAAACTGCTTCAGGCGGTTATAAGTGCAAGCAGTCTCACTTGCGTCACATTTTGACCAAGAAGAGCTCTAAGCGTAAACGTCATCTTCGTGCGAAGAACATGGTACATCAGAACGATGTTGGCCTTGTTGATCGCATGTTACCGTACGCATAA
- a CDS encoding LSU ribosomal protein L20P: MARVKRGVVARARHKKVLKQAKGYYGARSRVYRVAFQAVTKAGQYAYRDRRAKKRQFRQLWIVRINAAARQGGLSYSRFINGLKKASVEIDRKILADIAVHDQAGFSALVEKAKEGLSA, translated from the coding sequence ATGGCACGAGTAAAACGTGGTGTGGTCGCGCGTGCGCGTCACAAGAAGGTACTGAAGCAGGCGAAAGGTTATTACGGTGCACGTAGTCGCGTTTATCGCGTTGCGTTTCAAGCGGTAACTAAAGCGGGTCAATATGCATACCGTGACCGTCGTGCGAAGAAGCGTCAATTCCGTCAATTATGGATTGTTCGTATCAACGCAGCAGCACGTCAAGGTGGTTTGTCATACAGCCGTTTTATCAATGGCTTGAAAAAAGCATCTGTTGAGATCGATCGTAAGATTTTGGCTGACATCGCAGTTCACGACCAAGCAGGTTTCTCTGCATTGGTAGAAAAAGCGAAAGAAGGTCTTTCTGCATAA